One Nostoc sp. UHCC 0302 DNA window includes the following coding sequences:
- a CDS encoding IS982 family transposase, with the protein MFSLDVLFCHVDDFCQAFEAQWHKQLLKHEGIKRIRAKSLCLSEIMTIVIAFHQNHYRNFKHFYLDQVKQHWHSAFPGLPSYQRFIEWIPSTLIPLCVYLKHCFGKCTGIGFIDSTSLKVCHNRRISRHRVFQGLAERGKTSVDWFFGFKLHLVVNEFGQLLNVTITPGNVDDRQPVPNLLSNLFGKIFADRGYVSQKLAAQLLQDFGIEFFAKPRRNMKNKLMRLLDLLLSRKRSIIETINDQLKNISQIEHSRHRSPVNFCVNVLCALIAYCHQPKKPSLQLEWLFPSSV; encoded by the coding sequence ATGTTTAGTTTAGATGTTTTGTTTTGCCACGTAGATGATTTCTGTCAAGCATTTGAAGCGCAATGGCACAAACAGCTATTAAAGCATGAAGGAATCAAACGCATTCGCGCAAAAAGCCTATGTTTAAGCGAAATCATGACAATTGTCATTGCGTTCCATCAAAATCACTACCGCAATTTCAAGCATTTTTATTTAGATCAGGTGAAACAGCATTGGCATTCGGCGTTTCCAGGATTACCAAGTTATCAACGATTTATTGAATGGATACCATCGACGTTGATACCTTTGTGCGTGTATCTCAAGCATTGTTTTGGCAAATGTACGGGTATCGGTTTTATCGATTCAACTAGTTTGAAAGTCTGCCATAATCGTCGGATTTCACGCCATAGGGTGTTTCAAGGTTTAGCCGAGCGTGGGAAGACTTCTGTCGATTGGTTTTTTGGTTTCAAACTGCATCTGGTGGTTAATGAGTTTGGTCAACTCTTAAATGTGACTATCACCCCTGGTAACGTTGATGACCGTCAACCAGTACCTAATTTACTCAGCAATCTGTTTGGAAAAATCTTTGCTGATAGAGGCTATGTCTCCCAGAAACTCGCTGCGCAACTTTTACAAGACTTCGGAATTGAATTTTTTGCCAAACCTCGTCGCAACATGAAAAATAAGTTGATGCGTCTTCTTGACTTGCTTTTGTCCCGTAAACGCTCCATCATTGAGACTATTAACGACCAACTCAAAAACATTTCTCAGATTGAACACTCTCGTCATCGCAGCCCAGTCAATTTTTGCGTTAATGTTCTGTGCGCTTTAATCGCTTATTGTCATCAGCCTAAGAAACCTAGCCTTCAACTTGAGTGGCTTTTTCCTTCATCTGTTTAA